The following coding sequences lie in one Sedimentibacter sp. MB35-C1 genomic window:
- a CDS encoding polyprenyl synthetase family protein, which yields MDHITWMNEKIESVEKYLKDIVEEKENPQKLIYEAMNYSLLSGGKRLRPVLLLAAYELFKDEEEKALPFACAMEMIHTYSLIHDDLPAMDNDDYRRGKLSNHKKYGEAAAILAGDGLLNRAFETGLEAAMKFEDKNKAIRALLYISKSSGPEGMIGGQVVDIFGHDKISTLDDLKYMYSLKTGAIIKSSLVAGAILGGADEAELKALESYAEKIGLAFQIEDDILDVTGTVEKLGKMTGSDEANDKVTYLVFVTLEEAKKQVHNLTNEAVKSLGIFGDKAVYLIELAKFLTDRDH from the coding sequence ATGGATCATATAACATGGATGAATGAAAAAATAGAAAGTGTTGAAAAATATCTTAAAGATATTGTTGAGGAAAAAGAAAATCCTCAGAAGTTGATTTATGAAGCTATGAATTACAGCTTATTATCCGGAGGAAAAAGGCTGCGCCCTGTGCTTTTGCTTGCAGCCTATGAGTTGTTCAAGGATGAGGAAGAAAAGGCATTGCCTTTTGCTTGTGCAATGGAAATGATTCATACATACTCTCTGATACATGATGATCTTCCCGCTATGGACAATGATGATTATAGAAGAGGGAAGCTTTCAAATCACAAAAAGTACGGAGAGGCTGCGGCAATTTTAGCGGGAGACGGTCTTCTGAACAGAGCTTTTGAAACGGGTCTTGAAGCGGCAATGAAATTTGAAGATAAGAATAAAGCAATAAGAGCCTTGCTCTATATATCCAAGTCTTCAGGTCCAGAGGGCATGATAGGTGGTCAGGTTGTAGATATATTTGGTCATGATAAAATTTCAACGCTTGACGATCTTAAGTACATGTATTCGCTGAAAACCGGCGCAATAATAAAAAGCAGCTTGGTGGCAGGAGCTATTCTCGGAGGAGCTGATGAAGCTGAATTAAAAGCTTTGGAGAGTTATGCAGAAAAAATAGGGCTGGCATTTCAGATAGAGGATGATATATTGGATGTAACGGGCACTGTTGAAAAGCTTGGAAAAATGACGGGAAGTGACGAAGCAAATGATAAAGTCACATATTTGGTATTTGTTACTTTGGAAGAAGCAAAAAAACAGGTTCATAATCTTACCAATGAAGCTGTAAAAAGCCTTGGTATTTTTGGGGATAAAGCGGTATACTTAATCGAACTGGCTAAGTTTCTTACCGACAGAGATCACTAA
- the murC gene encoding UDP-N-acetylmuramate--L-alanine ligase, whose amino-acid sequence MQKFNHIYFIGIGGISMSALAELMIDEGVKVSGSDRSCSHITKKLESLGAKIYKGHESKNVTENIDLVVYTSAISDDNPELLKAQELSLNIMDRAEFLGLIMKNYKNSVCISGTHGKTTTTGMLSSVLIGTDIKPTIFLGGEMDSLGGNLLRGSYDIMLTEACEYKRNFLKFNPTMEIILNIEEDHLDYYKDLEDIENAFVEYAQKIPETGYLIVNEKHKKLFKNIDCNIVTFGAGSNADYYPENINLKPFPSYTLMHNGQKVEDIRLKVLGEHNILNSAATAAAALCLGIDSKTVQNGLLNFKGTHRRYEYKGEYNGASIIDDYAHHPSEMKATLKTAKAYTYGKVIVVFQPHTFTRTKKLLNEFAEALTHTDEAILLDIYPAREKDTGEIHSKDILVKMNSLNKSGHYADSFQSAAEIIKSLACKGDTIIAMGAGNVNDVIEYIK is encoded by the coding sequence ATGCAAAAATTTAATCATATATATTTTATAGGCATAGGCGGAATCAGCATGAGTGCACTGGCTGAATTAATGATTGACGAAGGAGTTAAGGTTTCAGGCTCTGACAGAAGCTGCTCACATATAACAAAAAAACTGGAATCATTGGGAGCAAAAATATACAAAGGCCATGAAAGCAAAAATGTAACCGAAAATATTGATTTAGTAGTGTACACATCTGCTATTTCTGATGACAATCCTGAGCTTTTGAAAGCGCAGGAATTGAGCCTTAATATAATGGACAGAGCCGAATTTTTAGGCTTGATAATGAAAAACTACAAAAATTCTGTCTGTATATCAGGCACTCACGGAAAAACAACTACTACAGGAATGCTTTCTTCCGTATTGATAGGAACAGATATAAAACCAACTATATTCTTAGGCGGTGAAATGGATTCACTAGGAGGAAATCTGCTTCGCGGCTCATATGATATAATGCTTACGGAAGCATGCGAGTATAAAAGGAATTTCTTGAAATTCAATCCAACTATGGAAATTATTTTAAACATTGAAGAAGATCATCTTGATTATTACAAGGACTTAGAAGATATCGAAAATGCATTTGTAGAATACGCACAAAAAATTCCTGAAACAGGATATCTGATAGTCAACGAGAAACACAAAAAACTATTTAAAAATATAGACTGTAATATAGTAACATTCGGAGCTGGCAGCAACGCCGATTACTATCCTGAAAATATAAATTTAAAGCCATTCCCTTCATACACGTTGATGCATAATGGGCAAAAAGTTGAAGATATAAGGCTTAAAGTATTAGGAGAACATAATATTTTAAATTCCGCTGCAACGGCTGCCGCAGCCCTTTGCCTAGGCATTGACAGCAAAACCGTTCAAAACGGTCTTTTAAATTTTAAAGGCACTCATAGGAGATATGAGTATAAAGGTGAGTATAATGGAGCTTCAATAATTGACGACTACGCACATCATCCGTCGGAGATGAAAGCGACATTAAAGACTGCAAAAGCTTACACCTACGGAAAGGTAATAGTAGTATTTCAGCCTCACACATTTACCCGTACTAAAAAACTTCTGAACGAATTTGCAGAGGCTTTAACACATACAGATGAAGCAATACTTTTAGATATATATCCGGCAAGAGAAAAAGATACAGGTGAAATCCACTCAAAAGATATCCTTGTTAAAATGAACTCGCTCAATAAATCCGGGCATTATGCAGATTCATTTCAATCAGCTGCAGAAATAATTAAATCTTTAGCCTGTAAAGGAGACACAATAATAGCAATGGGTGCAGGTAATGTGAATGATGTTATTGAATATATAAAATAA
- a CDS encoding peptidoglycan-binding protein gives MELQVPGFVDKSINEEAFPGSPLVLGDSGPAVLNTKNALNAISVNFPSIPKISPITPTFDESMEIAVKQFQHIFNLPVTGIIDKITWYEIRKVFSAVKKLAQTTADNSLAAEILPNLGNGNESLEVIPKVQLVQYFLNVFSAYHSSIPAVDINGMLNTMTINSITEFQKTFNIPATGEIDCETWNNMYYSMQGILNTLPPTAISLPALLYPGETYSEGSEGSEVYIMQQYLEFISNAIPDIPSIDPTGIFDYITTESVIAFQTLYGITPTGIIEQQTWNKIVDVYRQLRFSDNRPTSQFTDTVLEQTE, from the coding sequence ATGGAACTTCAAGTACCCGGGTTCGTCGATAAATCAATAAATGAAGAAGCTTTTCCGGGCAGTCCATTAGTTCTTGGAGATAGTGGCCCAGCCGTCCTAAATACAAAAAATGCTTTGAATGCTATATCTGTTAATTTTCCTTCTATTCCTAAAATATCTCCCATAACGCCTACATTTGATGAGTCAATGGAGATTGCCGTCAAACAGTTTCAGCACATATTTAATCTACCTGTAACAGGAATAATAGACAAAATAACATGGTATGAAATAAGAAAAGTATTTTCTGCTGTAAAGAAACTTGCTCAAACAACTGCAGACAACTCTCTGGCTGCTGAGATACTGCCAAACTTAGGGAATGGCAATGAATCTCTTGAAGTTATTCCAAAAGTTCAGCTTGTGCAGTATTTCTTAAATGTATTTTCAGCTTATCATTCATCCATACCTGCCGTAGATATAAATGGCATGTTGAATACCATGACTATAAATTCGATAACAGAATTTCAAAAAACATTTAATATTCCAGCAACCGGAGAAATCGACTGTGAAACCTGGAACAATATGTATTACAGCATGCAGGGGATACTTAACACTTTGCCGCCTACTGCTATTTCGCTTCCCGCGCTCTTATATCCGGGTGAAACATACAGCGAGGGTTCAGAAGGCTCCGAAGTTTATATTATGCAACAGTACTTAGAATTTATTTCAAATGCTATTCCTGACATTCCTTCTATAGATCCTACTGGTATATTTGATTATATCACAACTGAATCTGTAATTGCTTTTCAAACTTTGTACGGGATAACACCTACCGGTATAATAGAACAGCAAACTTGGAATAAAATTGTGGATGTATACAGGCAGCTTAGATTTTCAGACAATAGACCGACAAGTCAATTTACAGACACTGTTCTTGAACAAACTGAATGA
- the tsaE gene encoding tRNA (adenosine(37)-N6)-threonylcarbamoyltransferase complex ATPase subunit type 1 TsaE, whose product MKLTVNNLKDTEVVGRIIGRSLEKGSVLCLDGDLGVGKTALTQFIASELGVKEYITSPTFTIIKEYEGRLKLNHMDVYRIDSEEAMYDLGYDEYIYSEGATIIEWSHKIKGILPKERIDIKIERLSDTCRIMNISGNGKNYEKIAEELNKYESTGN is encoded by the coding sequence ATGAAATTAACGGTAAACAATTTAAAAGATACTGAGGTTGTAGGCAGAATTATAGGACGCAGTTTGGAAAAGGGAAGCGTGCTATGCCTTGACGGTGACCTGGGCGTTGGAAAGACGGCACTTACGCAGTTTATAGCATCGGAACTTGGTGTTAAAGAATACATAACTAGTCCAACATTTACAATTATTAAAGAATACGAAGGAAGACTGAAGCTGAACCATATGGATGTATACAGGATAGACTCGGAGGAGGCTATGTATGATTTAGGATATGATGAATATATTTATTCAGAGGGGGCAACAATCATTGAGTGGTCACATAAAATAAAAGGTATACTTCCAAAGGAGAGAATTGATATTAAAATAGAACGGCTTTCCGATACTTGTCGCATAATGAATATAAGCGGTAATGGGAAAAACTATGAAAAAATAGCAGAGGAACTGAATAAATATGAAAGTACTGGCAATTGA
- the rimI gene encoding ribosomal protein S18-alanine N-acetyltransferase, with protein sequence MVVIRGMRSDDLNQITQIEKMCFSLPWSRASLEKELVNELAYYQCAEEDDKIVGYMGMWRILDECHITNVAILPEYRNRGIAGMLISKMVEICRCSEISSMTLEVRETNIPAINLYEKFGFVSVGKRPRYYSKPIEDAIIMWKKL encoded by the coding sequence ATGGTAGTAATCAGAGGTATGCGCAGCGATGATTTGAATCAAATAACTCAAATCGAAAAGATGTGCTTTTCCCTACCCTGGTCAAGAGCTTCTCTTGAAAAGGAATTAGTAAATGAACTGGCATATTATCAGTGCGCAGAGGAAGATGATAAAATTGTGGGTTACATGGGAATGTGGAGAATTTTGGATGAATGCCATATAACCAATGTTGCAATATTACCGGAGTATAGAAATAGAGGCATAGCCGGAATGCTGATAAGCAAAATGGTGGAAATATGCAGATGCTCGGAGATCAGTTCTATGACTCTGGAGGTTCGCGAGACAAATATACCGGCAATAAACCTCTATGAAAAATTTGGATTTGTATCAGTAGGAAAGAGACCTCGTTACTATTCAAAGCCGATTGAAGATGCAATTATAATGTGGAAAAAACTTTAG
- the htpG gene encoding molecular chaperone HtpG, whose product MAKKQFRSESKRLLDLMINSIYTHKEIFLRELISNASDAIDKSYYKSLTDSSIEFNKDDFYIRISLNEDDRTLKISDSGIGMTKEELDSNLGTIAKSGSFDFKSNSEAKEGVDIIGQFGVGFYSAFMVAEKVTVISKALGSEEAYKWQSNGTDGYTITSCEKETTGTDIIITIKKNTDDENYDEFLDPYNIKSLVKKYSNFIKYPIKMMMKKRKLEEGTENEYKDYFEDEILNSMVPIWRKNKSELKPEDYENFYMDKHFGFEKPLKYTHVSVEGITSYNALLYIPSRAPFDFYTKEFEKGLELYSNGVLIMNKCSDLLPDYFGFVQGLVDSADLSLNISRETLQHDRQLQFIAKKIKEKIKSELLAMLKDDRENYLKFFENFGRSLKYGLYSEWGANKETLQDLVMFYSSTEKALVTLDEYVSRMKEDQKYIYYASGENVNLIAKLPQIELATDKGYEILFFTDEIDEFSIKVLAKYKEKEFKNVSNADLDLKSDDDKKSSEENTDIFNYMKEALSDKVKEVRASKRLKTHPVCLATEGELSIEMEKVLNAMPDNMAGDVHAEKILEINTDHQMFEKIKQYYQDDKEKLKVLSNVLYDQALLIEGLAIEDPVQYANNVYELIEK is encoded by the coding sequence ATGGCAAAAAAACAATTTAGATCTGAATCTAAAAGGCTTCTTGATCTTATGATTAATTCAATTTACACACACAAGGAAATTTTTTTGAGAGAGCTTATTTCAAATGCAAGCGATGCAATTGATAAAAGCTACTATAAATCTTTGACAGATAGCAGTATAGAATTTAATAAGGATGATTTTTACATAAGAATTTCTCTAAATGAAGATGACCGGACTCTAAAAATATCTGATTCAGGAATAGGCATGACAAAAGAAGAATTGGATTCAAACCTTGGAACAATTGCAAAAAGCGGATCTTTTGATTTCAAGTCAAACAGTGAAGCAAAAGAAGGCGTTGACATCATAGGGCAATTTGGAGTAGGATTCTATTCTGCTTTTATGGTTGCTGAAAAAGTAACCGTAATAAGCAAGGCACTAGGTTCAGAGGAAGCGTATAAATGGCAGTCTAACGGTACAGACGGCTATACGATAACTTCATGCGAAAAAGAAACAACAGGAACAGACATAATAATTACAATAAAGAAAAATACAGATGATGAAAATTATGATGAATTTCTTGATCCGTACAATATAAAATCGCTTGTAAAAAAATATTCCAACTTCATTAAATACCCTATAAAAATGATGATGAAGAAAAGAAAATTGGAAGAAGGAACCGAGAACGAATATAAGGATTATTTTGAAGATGAAATATTAAACAGCATGGTTCCTATATGGAGAAAAAACAAAAGTGAGCTAAAACCTGAAGACTATGAAAATTTCTATATGGACAAACATTTTGGATTTGAAAAACCTTTAAAATACACTCACGTAAGCGTTGAAGGAATCACCAGCTACAATGCATTACTGTATATTCCGTCAAGAGCCCCCTTTGACTTCTATACAAAAGAATTTGAAAAGGGTCTGGAGCTCTACTCAAACGGAGTGCTTATAATGAATAAATGCAGCGACCTTCTTCCAGATTATTTCGGATTTGTTCAAGGACTGGTGGATTCGGCTGATTTGTCTCTTAATATTTCAAGAGAAACTTTGCAGCACGATAGGCAGCTTCAATTCATTGCCAAGAAAATAAAAGAAAAAATAAAAAGTGAGCTTCTGGCAATGCTAAAGGACGATAGAGAAAACTATCTGAAGTTTTTTGAAAACTTCGGAAGATCCTTAAAATACGGGTTGTATAGTGAATGGGGAGCAAACAAGGAAACTCTGCAAGATCTGGTTATGTTCTATTCTTCAACAGAGAAAGCACTGGTAACATTAGATGAATATGTGTCCAGAATGAAAGAAGACCAAAAATACATTTATTATGCTTCCGGAGAAAATGTAAACCTCATTGCAAAACTTCCTCAAATAGAGCTTGCAACAGACAAAGGATATGAAATACTTTTCTTCACAGATGAAATTGATGAATTCTCAATTAAGGTACTCGCAAAGTATAAAGAAAAAGAATTCAAAAATGTATCAAATGCAGATTTAGATTTAAAATCAGATGATGATAAGAAGAGTTCAGAAGAAAATACGGATATATTTAATTATATGAAGGAAGCTCTGTCAGATAAGGTTAAAGAAGTAAGAGCCTCCAAGAGATTAAAAACTCATCCCGTGTGCCTGGCCACCGAAGGCGAACTGTCGATTGAGATGGAGAAGGTGCTAAACGCCATGCCAGACAATATGGCCGGTGATGTTCACGCGGAAAAAATACTGGAAATAAACACAGACCATCAAATGTTTGAAAAAATCAAACAGTATTACCAAGATGACAAAGAAAAGCTGAAAGTACTGTCTAATGTATTGTATGACCAGGCACTTCTTATTGAAGGATTAGCAATTGAAGACCCTGTACAATATGCAAATAACGTATATGAGCTTATTGAAAAATAA
- the tsaB gene encoding tRNA (adenosine(37)-N6)-threonylcarbamoyltransferase complex dimerization subunit type 1 TsaB, with protein sequence MKVLAIESASIAASCAVSEDGSLLGEYTLNHKKTHSEKLMPLIEELLNELNIKIQDIDVIAISEGPGSYTGLRIGAAIAKSLAFAVDIPIANIPTTKSLAANVFDVSKLIVPVMDAKAGRIYTGVYRWNEGKISTVKEQYPCNIDDMLEMMNEYEEPIIFNGDGAVNYRDIIEKKLRQRAYFAPGRYNFLNASTLASIGYDMALMGEFVQASDFRPQYLRMSQAERNKK encoded by the coding sequence ATGAAAGTACTGGCAATTGAATCGGCATCTATAGCTGCATCATGTGCAGTATCTGAAGACGGTAGTTTGTTGGGTGAATATACTTTAAATCACAAAAAAACACATTCAGAAAAGCTTATGCCTTTAATAGAAGAGTTATTGAACGAACTGAATATTAAAATACAGGATATTGATGTAATTGCAATATCAGAGGGCCCCGGATCATATACGGGATTGAGAATAGGAGCTGCTATTGCAAAAAGCCTTGCATTTGCTGTTGATATTCCCATAGCCAATATCCCGACGACAAAGTCGCTTGCAGCAAATGTTTTTGACGTAAGTAAGCTTATTGTTCCTGTAATGGATGCGAAAGCAGGCAGAATTTATACAGGAGTTTACAGATGGAACGAAGGAAAGATCTCAACCGTCAAGGAGCAGTATCCTTGTAATATTGACGATATGCTGGAAATGATGAATGAATATGAAGAACCCATTATATTTAACGGAGATGGAGCAGTTAATTACAGAGATATAATTGAAAAAAAATTAAGGCAAAGGGCGTATTTTGCACCTGGAAGGTATAATTTTTTGAATGCTTCCACCTTGGCGTCCATAGGCTACGACATGGCATTGATGGGGGAATTTGTTCAGGCGTCTGATTTTAGACCTCAGTATTTAAGGATGTCTCAGGCGGAACGAAATAAGAAATAA
- a CDS encoding peptidoglycan-binding protein — MIYRNSEISNIDVKYQNFIPGGPPVNFVIIPEYITVHLGNPDEEAENIIVPYINYIKNVASSELYPTWPEEALRANIYAIISFTLNKVGLEWYRSRGYDFDITNSTQHDQAYVENRGIYDNISNITDEIFNHYVVKGEQVIPFSTKYCDGRISQCDGLSQWATVDLANNGYSALDILKYFYGEDISIKTDTPIGGIGLTFPGKPLMLGDSSIIVLRDQLALNRISDNFPAIPKIPVTSGYFDEYTETSVKEFQRIFNLPVTGIIDQATFYKIREIYVAVTELAELTAAGSIYEEIYGITIGTLLQGDIRPRATYLQYFLYVLSLYYNSIPSINLTGIFDEPTRLGVIEFQKIVGLPATGIVDTETWNKLYEAIRGVFNTLPPEEVYLPYFRYPSIEFVKGMGLEQPGVSFIQQMLSYISLTIPSIPPVPENGIFGEETEKAVIAFQNLFGLEPTGTVNEATWNELSRVYREQRYSGIIAPQDTV; from the coding sequence ATGATATACAGAAATTCTGAAATCAGTAATATAGATGTAAAATATCAAAATTTCATACCAGGCGGACCTCCTGTTAATTTTGTTATAATTCCAGAATATATAACAGTTCATCTTGGCAATCCTGATGAAGAGGCAGAAAATATAATTGTTCCTTATATTAATTATATCAAAAATGTTGCATCCTCTGAGCTTTATCCAACATGGCCTGAGGAGGCATTGAGAGCTAATATTTACGCCATAATATCTTTTACTCTTAACAAAGTGGGTCTTGAATGGTATCGTTCAAGAGGGTATGATTTTGACATTACAAATTCAACCCAGCATGACCAGGCATATGTTGAAAACAGAGGCATCTATGACAACATAAGCAACATTACCGATGAGATATTCAATCATTATGTAGTAAAGGGCGAACAAGTTATACCATTTTCAACTAAATATTGTGATGGCAGAATCTCACAGTGCGACGGACTATCTCAGTGGGCTACGGTTGACCTGGCAAACAACGGTTATTCCGCATTAGATATTTTAAAATATTTTTATGGCGAAGATATTTCAATCAAAACAGACACTCCTATAGGAGGCATAGGATTGACTTTCCCAGGAAAACCTCTTATGTTAGGTGATTCAAGTATTATCGTACTAAGAGATCAATTAGCATTAAACAGAATATCTGATAATTTCCCTGCTATTCCAAAAATCCCCGTCACCAGCGGATACTTTGATGAGTATACCGAAACATCAGTCAAAGAATTCCAGAGAATATTTAATTTGCCGGTTACAGGTATCATTGACCAGGCAACATTTTATAAAATACGGGAGATTTATGTAGCTGTTACTGAATTAGCCGAATTAACTGCGGCAGGATCAATTTATGAAGAAATTTACGGCATAACAATCGGAACTTTGCTTCAGGGCGATATACGCCCAAGGGCAACATATTTGCAATATTTTTTGTATGTTTTATCTTTGTATTATAATAGCATTCCGTCAATTAATCTTACCGGCATATTTGATGAACCGACAAGACTGGGAGTAATAGAATTTCAAAAAATAGTAGGCCTTCCTGCCACAGGTATTGTAGATACAGAAACATGGAATAAACTGTACGAAGCAATCCGCGGCGTATTTAATACACTTCCTCCTGAAGAAGTTTACTTGCCATATTTCAGATACCCAAGCATTGAATTTGTTAAAGGAATGGGACTGGAACAGCCAGGTGTTTCATTTATACAGCAAATGCTGTCTTATATATCATTGACGATACCATCGATACCTCCTGTACCGGAAAACGGAATATTTGGCGAAGAAACAGAAAAAGCAGTTATAGCTTTTCAGAATCTTTTTGGTCTTGAACCAACCGGAACAGTCAATGAAGCCACTTGGAATGAATTGAGCCGAGTCTACAGAGAACAAAGATATTCGGGAATAATTGCCCCGCAAGATACGGTTTAA
- a CDS encoding M15 family metallopeptidase, giving the protein MEKTLEIIEGKKMKHKKRIRVDRVLILVIALLLILFGSIMIIKKISADNNTPGSNNIPNEPVNEEPSDNGIEEQEGIPVEQPDPVEEPEEIPSESEENPDAEESLEIEEVVTVGNPGAIDVLVNRVNNLPSDYVPEDLTEITELPTVLLNPEVNQLREAAYEALKNLFAAAKEEGYDLYARSGYRSYNTQSSLYSSYVANHGQAAADTFSAKPGQSEHQTGLSMDITCEAMNFALDDTFGETAEGKWVSENAHNYGFIVRYPKGKEDITGYMYEPWHIRYLGVEMATDVYESGLTLEEFFEQ; this is encoded by the coding sequence GTGGAAAAAACTTTAGAAATTATAGAAGGAAAGAAAATGAAACATAAAAAGAGAATTAGAGTGGATAGAGTTTTAATTTTAGTTATAGCATTGTTACTGATTTTATTTGGATCTATAATGATTATAAAAAAGATATCAGCAGATAATAATACACCAGGTAGTAATAATATTCCCAACGAACCTGTGAATGAGGAACCGTCAGATAATGGTATCGAAGAACAGGAAGGGATTCCTGTTGAACAGCCTGATCCTGTGGAAGAACCGGAAGAAATCCCTTCAGAGTCTGAGGAGAATCCAGATGCCGAAGAGTCATTAGAGATTGAAGAAGTAGTAACAGTAGGAAATCCCGGAGCAATAGATGTGCTGGTAAATAGGGTCAATAATCTACCCAGCGATTATGTGCCGGAAGATTTGACGGAAATAACAGAGCTTCCTACGGTGCTTTTAAATCCTGAGGTGAATCAGCTTAGAGAGGCTGCATATGAGGCTTTGAAGAATCTTTTTGCTGCTGCAAAGGAAGAAGGATACGATCTATATGCACGCTCGGGCTATAGGTCCTACAATACACAATCATCGCTGTATTCTTCTTATGTTGCTAATCACGGTCAGGCGGCTGCGGACACATTTAGTGCAAAACCAGGGCAAAGCGAACATCAGACGGGGCTGTCTATGGATATAACTTGCGAGGCAATGAATTTTGCTTTAGATGATACTTTCGGAGAAACGGCCGAAGGCAAATGGGTATCAGAAAATGCACATAATTATGGATTTATAGTTCGTTATCCGAAAGGAAAGGAAGATATTACCGGATATATGTATGAGCCGTGGCATATAAGATATTTGGGAGTGGAGATGGCTACGGATGTATATGAATCAGGGCTAACTCTTGAAGAATTTTTTGAACAATAA
- a CDS encoding peptidoglycan-binding protein, whose product MSTPESNIIIPAQTLPHVIVPFPLEITVHLGSPDDKSALNVTVPYIDYIKNVASSELYPTWPEEALRANIYAIISTTMNRVFTEWYRSRGYDFDITSSPQYDQAYVPNRGIFSNISDLTNEIFDQYITRSGHVEPLFAVFCDGRQVQCNGLLQWGTVDLANQGYDALDILKYYYGNDILLVESNIPTTTTETYPGSQLKLGDSGISVFRMQHSLNKISENYPAIPTVDITGYFDEKTEEAVKVFQEVFGLPVTGIVDMETWYFIRRIYVAVERLYELNTEGLSQQELLDLYANVILEEGNRPVVGLLQYFLNVLSSVYPAIPAVTIDSYYGPETTDAVKVFQEIMGLPPSGIVDLRTWAEIYKAVYAILTSVPVEDIYLPLINFMGMEYREGMNKIYPGILILDIMLNYLSTKIPEIPAVKIDGNFSEDKAASVRVFQELYGLEPTGVVDAQTWNMIMNIYRNFRYAET is encoded by the coding sequence ATGAGCACACCTGAATCTAATATAATAATACCTGCACAAACTCTTCCTCATGTGATTGTTCCTTTTCCACTGGAAATAACTGTACATCTGGGTTCACCTGATGATAAAAGTGCGTTAAATGTTACAGTGCCGTATATAGATTATATAAAAAACGTTGCTTCCAGCGAGTTGTATCCTACCTGGCCGGAAGAAGCGCTCAGAGCAAACATTTATGCTATAATATCAACTACTATGAATAGGGTTTTTACTGAATGGTACAGATCAAGAGGCTACGATTTTGACATTACCAGTTCTCCTCAATATGATCAAGCATACGTTCCAAACAGAGGTATATTCAGCAATATTTCAGACTTAACTAATGAAATATTCGACCAATATATTACAAGGTCCGGACACGTGGAGCCTTTATTTGCCGTATTTTGTGATGGACGACAGGTCCAATGTAATGGCCTTCTTCAATGGGGAACCGTAGACTTAGCAAATCAAGGCTACGATGCTTTAGATATTTTAAAGTACTATTATGGTAATGATATTCTTCTTGTTGAAAGCAATATTCCTACAACTACAACAGAAACATATCCCGGTTCACAATTGAAGCTTGGCGATTCTGGAATATCAGTATTCCGAATGCAGCATTCGTTAAATAAAATTTCCGAAAACTATCCTGCTATTCCCACCGTGGATATTACCGGTTACTTTGATGAAAAAACAGAAGAAGCAGTAAAGGTATTCCAAGAAGTTTTTGGTCTTCCCGTTACAGGAATTGTTGACATGGAAACGTGGTACTTTATCAGAAGAATCTATGTAGCTGTCGAAAGGCTGTATGAATTAAATACAGAGGGTTTATCGCAACAAGAACTGTTGGATTTGTATGCGAATGTTATTTTAGAGGAAGGAAATCGTCCTGTTGTCGGACTGCTCCAATATTTTTTAAATGTACTTTCCTCTGTTTATCCTGCAATTCCTGCTGTAACAATTGACTCTTATTATGGCCCCGAAACTACTGATGCTGTTAAAGTTTTTCAAGAAATAATGGGTTTGCCTCCTTCCGGTATAGTAGATCTCAGAACATGGGCTGAGATCTACAAGGCTGTTTATGCAATTTTGACAAGTGTTCCTGTAGAAGATATCTACCTTCCTCTCATCAATTTTATGGGAATGGAATATAGAGAAGGCATGAATAAAATATATCCGGGAATTCTTATATTAGACATAATGTTGAATTATCTGTCTACTAAAATACCGGAAATACCTGCCGTCAAAATAGATGGAAATTTTAGTGAAGATAAAGCTGCTTCTGTAAGAGTATTTCAAGAGCTGTATGGTTTAGAACCCACAGGGGTTGTAGATGCCCAAACATGGAACATGATAATGAATATATACAGAAATTTCAGATATGCTGAAACTTAA